The following coding sequences are from one Verrucosispora sp. WMMD573 window:
- a CDS encoding SseB family protein: MVTGWQPTTATERALLAAAEADDREGFLTELVAGPLLLPVSPAAAAGRETMAWPTAQHEGVTHVLAYTSPAAIAAGMPGRSVSYRVSGLVDIVVDWPHDEWVLAVDAGLPIGVRLTADELRALSAPVVEAERPLREAIRLQDPNALMSALLRAELVLPVDPEGSATRDLSDPDFPWWTVSDDQGRPSLPVFSSEGRLRQALGERDLVVVSSLQLTDHWPDHSWQLLLNPETPLAAALPGEAVVTLRDWLGELRQVIHEAAEQEQQRRDTARYADPSTVGVPVPRPAPESTADDDPDPDAPLLLQLVIPHRYLTSYLDDGYDRAAGLVHAWHGPGRDTPIRLYRRLGLLGAGSPFEESDEWVAVLRWPPGEATPEDWGQGQPRMESLVIPDGTELHCLHADGRDELLARFDAAGRRWSPV, encoded by the coding sequence CTGGTGACCGGCTGGCAGCCCACCACGGCCACCGAACGCGCATTGCTGGCCGCCGCCGAGGCCGACGACCGGGAAGGGTTCCTCACCGAACTCGTCGCCGGACCGCTGTTACTCCCCGTGTCGCCCGCCGCGGCCGCCGGACGGGAGACGATGGCGTGGCCGACCGCGCAGCACGAGGGTGTCACCCACGTGCTCGCGTACACCTCACCGGCGGCGATCGCCGCCGGCATGCCCGGACGCTCGGTGAGCTACCGGGTGTCGGGACTTGTCGACATCGTCGTCGACTGGCCCCACGACGAATGGGTGCTGGCGGTCGACGCCGGGTTGCCGATCGGCGTGCGACTGACCGCTGACGAGCTTCGGGCCCTGAGCGCGCCGGTGGTGGAGGCCGAGCGACCGCTCCGTGAGGCGATCCGGCTTCAGGACCCGAACGCCCTGATGTCCGCCCTGCTCCGGGCCGAGCTGGTGCTGCCGGTGGACCCGGAGGGTTCGGCGACGCGGGACCTGTCCGATCCGGACTTTCCGTGGTGGACCGTCTCCGACGACCAGGGCCGGCCAAGTCTGCCGGTGTTCAGCTCGGAGGGTCGCCTGCGGCAGGCGCTCGGTGAGCGGGATCTGGTGGTGGTCAGCAGCCTCCAGCTCACCGACCACTGGCCGGATCACTCCTGGCAGCTGCTGCTCAACCCGGAGACGCCACTGGCGGCGGCGCTGCCCGGGGAGGCGGTGGTGACGCTGCGCGACTGGCTCGGCGAGTTGCGACAGGTGATCCACGAGGCGGCCGAACAGGAGCAGCAACGGCGCGACACGGCCCGGTACGCCGACCCGTCGACGGTTGGCGTGCCGGTGCCCCGCCCGGCGCCGGAATCCACCGCCGACGACGACCCCGACCCCGACGCGCCGCTGCTGCTGCAACTGGTCATTCCGCACCGCTATCTGACGTCCTACCTGGACGACGGGTACGACCGGGCGGCCGGGTTGGTGCACGCCTGGCACGGACCGGGGCGGGACACCCCGATCCGGCTGTACCGACGGCTGGGGCTGCTCGGTGCGGGCTCTCCGTTCGAGGAGTCGGACGAATGGGTGGCGGTGCTGCGCTGGCCTCCCGGCGAGGCGACGCCCGAGGATTGGGGACAGGGGCAGCCACGAATGGAGTCGCTGGTCATCCCGGACGGCACCGAGCTGCACTGCCTGCACGCCGACGGCCGTGACGAGCTGCTGGCTCGGTTCGACGCCGCCGGCCGCCGCTGGTCTCCGGTCTGA
- the eccE gene encoding type VII secretion protein EccE has product MTHPGAAQPGEPGWQHHPGVAAPPPQQRTPQQQGAAPAPTLGGTGPGHTWATQRGQGRATVGTAYTSRAAAPAAVAAPAARTPESRAATQATAAATGQAAAEGAAGDAAAIPVVRPHRRQPRVGGIQVAQLVAWQAGAAAVLAATPHGLPLTVAVAAVVVLALAPTMVRHRGRWLHQWLTVWWAYRGRSRQLVDAGSDGPWRLLRHLEGTVELDQVEIDDQPAVLLTHRGGLSAVLEVDPTEGALLMGAPQALPSPVALLPAADPKTPVVTVQVLIQVTPAPRARAAAVDRAYRELTNGGVPASRQAWVVLHAPRTPDFHADRDLRPALTAAIRRTRRQLRQERATARLLNRDEVLAAVAQLTHLTGGATGGTDRPLAREGWRSWTAQGVPQSCHRLLAWPGRAWQIDPLLRGLPAAAGVVSIAVARENDRPGDDDALVEVAFRLIGADPAALATADRALEQAIRDHGGRLQRLDGEHAHGVAATLPLGGFLR; this is encoded by the coding sequence GTGACGCATCCGGGTGCGGCTCAGCCGGGCGAGCCGGGTTGGCAGCATCACCCGGGGGTGGCGGCACCGCCGCCACAGCAGCGCACGCCCCAGCAGCAGGGCGCAGCGCCGGCACCGACGCTGGGCGGTACCGGACCCGGCCACACCTGGGCGACTCAGCGTGGGCAGGGGCGGGCCACGGTCGGTACCGCGTACACCAGTCGGGCCGCCGCACCGGCCGCTGTCGCCGCGCCCGCCGCCCGGACGCCCGAGAGCCGGGCCGCAACGCAGGCCACGGCCGCCGCCACGGGACAGGCCGCCGCCGAAGGCGCGGCCGGGGACGCCGCGGCGATTCCGGTCGTACGCCCACACCGGCGGCAGCCGCGCGTCGGTGGAATCCAGGTGGCCCAACTCGTGGCCTGGCAGGCCGGTGCGGCGGCGGTGCTGGCGGCCACGCCGCACGGCCTGCCGCTGACCGTTGCCGTTGCCGCCGTCGTGGTGCTGGCGCTCGCGCCGACTATGGTGCGCCACCGAGGCCGATGGCTTCACCAGTGGCTGACGGTGTGGTGGGCGTACCGGGGGCGGAGCCGACAACTTGTCGATGCCGGTTCCGACGGCCCATGGCGGCTGCTGCGCCACCTGGAGGGCACCGTCGAGCTGGATCAGGTCGAAATTGACGATCAGCCGGCCGTGCTGCTGACTCACCGGGGCGGGCTCAGCGCGGTGCTGGAGGTCGATCCGACCGAGGGCGCGCTGCTCATGGGGGCACCGCAGGCTCTGCCCTCACCTGTGGCGTTGCTGCCAGCAGCCGACCCGAAGACGCCGGTGGTGACGGTGCAGGTGCTGATCCAGGTGACCCCGGCACCACGCGCCCGCGCGGCGGCGGTCGACCGCGCGTACCGCGAACTGACGAACGGTGGCGTGCCGGCCAGCCGGCAGGCGTGGGTGGTGCTCCACGCGCCGCGTACCCCCGATTTCCACGCCGACCGCGACCTGCGGCCGGCGCTCACCGCGGCGATCCGGCGCACCCGGCGTCAGCTGCGGCAGGAACGGGCGACGGCCCGGCTGCTGAACCGGGACGAGGTGCTCGCCGCGGTCGCCCAGCTGACCCATCTGACCGGAGGCGCGACCGGCGGCACCGACCGCCCGCTGGCCCGGGAGGGCTGGCGGAGCTGGACGGCTCAGGGAGTCCCGCAGAGCTGTCATCGACTGCTCGCCTGGCCCGGCCGGGCGTGGCAGATCGACCCGCTGCTACGCGGACTACCCGCCGCGGCAGGCGTGGTGTCCATCGCGGTGGCCCGGGAGAACGACCGCCCTGGTGACGACGACGCTCTGGTGGAGGTGGCGTTCCGGCTCATCGGCGCCGACCCGGCCGCGCTGGCCACCGCCGATCGTGCACTCGAACAGGCGATCCGCGATCACGGTGGTCGTCTGCAGAGACTCGACGGCGAGCACGCCCACGGCGTGGCCGCCACCCTGCCGTTGGGAGGCTTCCTGCGATGA
- the mycP gene encoding type VII secretion-associated serine protease mycosin produces the protein MRVLARSAAVLAIAAASVLAPLGLPAAPALADSTRRESWHLKALEIPELHKIAQGDGVVVAVIDTGVDAKHQDLKDNVLPGVDFYDEDARGRVDRVGHGTAIASLIAGHGHGRGNRDGVLGIAPKAKILPVTIKSKRSPLIQPTAIAAGINWAVDHGADIINVSLSSSFNEELNQAVERAYQRNVIVVAAVGNRQDSIIASPASHQSAMAVNGTDRSGTISEEAALPAEQVDIAAPGEDIVHAVPGNRYDAGFGSSLSTALVSGALALVKAEYPDLNGYEMFQRLLETTRDEGEPGHDLHYGWGALDIRQALTGEPDGRGTRPSASAAGDYGLEPWQADPREREDGILVFVWAVIIAVLLLIVGGVVATVMLLRGRARQLQTEPADEDPSDESAASRSVASAAGGPVPPAGDADQPVDRIDDTVWQRPPG, from the coding sequence ATGCGTGTCCTCGCCCGATCGGCGGCCGTCTTGGCGATCGCCGCCGCGAGTGTCCTGGCACCTCTGGGACTGCCTGCCGCCCCCGCGCTGGCCGATTCCACCAGGCGCGAATCGTGGCATCTGAAGGCCCTGGAGATACCCGAGTTGCACAAGATCGCTCAGGGGGACGGTGTCGTGGTGGCGGTGATCGACACCGGGGTGGACGCGAAGCACCAGGATCTCAAGGACAACGTCCTGCCCGGAGTGGACTTCTACGACGAGGATGCCAGGGGCCGGGTCGACCGGGTGGGCCATGGCACCGCCATCGCCTCGTTGATTGCCGGCCACGGCCACGGGCGGGGCAACCGCGATGGCGTGCTCGGCATCGCCCCGAAGGCCAAGATCCTCCCGGTGACCATCAAGAGCAAGCGGAGCCCGCTGATCCAGCCGACCGCCATCGCCGCAGGAATCAACTGGGCGGTCGACCACGGCGCGGACATTATCAACGTCTCGCTGTCGAGCAGCTTCAACGAGGAGCTGAATCAAGCCGTCGAACGGGCCTACCAGCGGAACGTCATCGTGGTAGCGGCCGTCGGCAATCGTCAGGATTCGATCATCGCCAGCCCGGCCTCCCACCAGAGCGCCATGGCCGTCAACGGCACCGACCGCAGCGGCACGATCAGCGAAGAGGCCGCGCTACCGGCCGAGCAGGTCGACATAGCCGCGCCGGGCGAGGACATCGTGCACGCCGTCCCGGGCAACCGGTACGACGCCGGGTTCGGCAGCAGCCTCAGCACGGCCCTCGTCTCCGGCGCGCTCGCGTTGGTGAAGGCCGAATATCCGGACCTGAACGGCTACGAGATGTTCCAGCGCCTGCTGGAGACCACTCGTGATGAGGGCGAGCCCGGCCACGACCTGCACTACGGGTGGGGCGCGCTTGACATCCGGCAGGCGTTGACCGGTGAGCCGGACGGCCGGGGCACCCGCCCCTCCGCGTCAGCAGCGGGCGACTACGGCCTGGAGCCGTGGCAGGCCGACCCGCGCGAGCGCGAGGACGGCATCCTGGTCTTCGTGTGGGCGGTGATCATCGCCGTCCTCCTGCTCATCGTCGGCGGGGTCGTGGCCACCGTAATGCTGCTGCGGGGCCGCGCACGCCAACTGCAGACGGAGCCGGCCGACGAGGATCCGTCGGATGAGTCCGCGGCGTCTCGATCTGTTGCGTCTGCGGCAGGAGGCCCGGTGCCGCCGGCCGGCGACGCCGATCAGCCGGTGGACAGAATCGACGACACGGTCTGGCAACGCCCGCCCGGCTGA
- a CDS encoding right-handed parallel beta-helix repeat-containing protein: MTRTLLVSPDQPGAYPSIGEALAVASDDTVVSVSPGTYHEALFVNDRGISVVAAQGSGTVTIDASSGTYPTVSCNSGRLELRDLVLKAGDAPVVVADRARLTMTGCELSAGFGAAIQVAGRSEFTLTRCRVTGGRYGLVVEDSDGSVEGCEFTDLSEDGIIVRIGAAPTIRTSTVTRCGNRGIYIYQYGRPIIETCEISQTGQAGVAVVHQSAPVLRRCRIRDTRGPAVSFARGCRGSVEECTTENTGQPAIEIAEGADPTIVEGTVNRKATFGADAARATTGQDAARVEKLLAELAAMVGLESVKEEVRALIDEIQVNEWRRSAGLPVGAVSHHLIFAGAPGTGKTTVARIYGDLLAALGALPGGAFREVSRRDLVGQYIGHTAEKTAAAFELARGGVLFIDEAYTLSRSSGTGGDFGQEAIDTLVKLMEDHRDEIAVIAAGYTGEMLQFLDANPGLASRFAKTVEFGNYSPEQLVVIVERMAGGDEYLLADGVSEVLREHFGTIERDQNFGNAREARKLFEGVRKAQAQRLRQSGQRPSLDELRTVTVADVRAAIGR; this comes from the coding sequence ATGACGCGCACCCTTCTCGTCTCCCCGGATCAGCCCGGTGCCTACCCGTCCATCGGGGAGGCGCTGGCGGTGGCCAGCGACGACACCGTCGTCTCGGTCAGCCCCGGCACCTACCACGAGGCCCTGTTCGTCAACGACCGTGGCATCAGCGTGGTCGCCGCGCAGGGTTCGGGCACGGTCACCATCGACGCGTCCTCCGGGACCTATCCGACGGTGTCCTGCAACTCCGGCCGGTTGGAGTTGCGCGACCTGGTCCTGAAGGCCGGTGACGCGCCGGTGGTGGTGGCCGACCGCGCGAGGCTGACCATGACCGGGTGCGAGCTGAGCGCCGGCTTCGGCGCGGCGATCCAGGTGGCCGGCCGTTCGGAGTTCACGCTCACCCGCTGCCGGGTGACCGGCGGACGGTACGGCCTGGTGGTGGAGGATTCCGACGGCAGCGTCGAGGGGTGCGAGTTCACTGATCTCAGCGAGGACGGCATCATCGTGCGGATCGGGGCGGCCCCGACCATCCGTACCAGCACAGTGACCCGCTGCGGCAACCGGGGCATCTACATCTACCAGTACGGCCGACCGATCATCGAGACCTGCGAGATCTCCCAGACCGGGCAGGCCGGCGTGGCGGTGGTCCATCAGAGCGCCCCGGTGCTGCGTCGCTGCCGGATCCGCGACACCCGTGGGCCGGCGGTCTCCTTCGCCCGGGGCTGTCGCGGCAGTGTGGAGGAGTGCACCACAGAGAACACCGGCCAGCCGGCGATCGAGATCGCCGAGGGTGCCGACCCGACCATCGTCGAGGGCACCGTCAACCGTAAGGCCACGTTCGGCGCCGACGCCGCCCGCGCCACCACCGGTCAGGACGCCGCCCGGGTGGAGAAGCTGCTGGCCGAGCTGGCGGCCATGGTCGGCCTGGAATCGGTGAAGGAGGAGGTCCGCGCCCTCATCGACGAGATCCAGGTCAACGAGTGGCGGCGCAGCGCCGGGCTACCCGTCGGCGCGGTCAGCCATCACCTGATCTTCGCGGGTGCCCCCGGCACCGGTAAGACCACGGTGGCGCGCATCTACGGTGACCTGCTGGCGGCGCTGGGCGCGCTGCCCGGCGGCGCCTTCCGCGAGGTCTCCCGACGTGACCTGGTCGGCCAGTACATCGGCCACACCGCCGAGAAGACCGCCGCCGCGTTCGAACTGGCGCGCGGGGGCGTGCTCTTCATCGATGAGGCGTACACCCTGTCCCGGTCGTCGGGCACCGGCGGCGACTTCGGGCAGGAGGCCATCGACACGCTGGTCAAGCTCATGGAGGATCACCGCGACGAGATCGCTGTGATCGCGGCCGGCTACACCGGCGAGATGCTCCAGTTCCTCGACGCCAACCCCGGTCTGGCCTCCCGCTTCGCCAAGACTGTCGAGTTTGGCAACTACTCCCCGGAGCAGTTGGTGGTCATCGTGGAGCGGATGGCCGGCGGCGATGAGTACCTGCTCGCCGATGGCGTGTCCGAGGTGCTCCGGGAGCACTTCGGCACCATCGAACGGGACCAGAATTTCGGCAACGCGCGGGAGGCGCGCAAGCTCTTCGAGGGGGTACGCAAGGCACAGGCTCAGCGGTTGCGCCAGTCCGGGCAGCGTCCGAGCCTCGACGAGCTGCGGACCGTGACCGTGGCCGACGTACGCGCCGCGATCGGGCGATGA
- the eccCa gene encoding type VII secretion protein EccCa — MSTVVVKRPARQPEPEYPSGEVLLDAPPEVPAPSGKAWGQMLMLLPMLAGSFAMALMFAGRGGSTLGYVTGGLFGLSAIGMLGSQLTNNSGGPGKQEMLQKRREYMTHLSRQRRRVLKTIRRQREAAFYRHPDPDVLWSLPLGPRLWERRRGDVDFATVRIGLGPQELATPLVPPPATSLEKLEPMCALALRRFLTTYGEVPDLPVTMALNGFARVHLRGDTEAARGMVRAVLAQAAAFHAPDDMLIAICVAPDRRADWEWTKWLPHALHPSRTDALGQLRLVAPSVTGLEAMLDDVLASRPRFNASGGTPQVAGPHVLVVIDGGDTAGSDHLMTDGGVEGVTLLDLSTPAPRLLDRARLVLEVSAERRLHSITVDGPAEIGRADDCRAVELEALAMQLAPLRLSAASRGSGDTPLTTELGLAELLDIGDPYEFDVDRAWQPRPNRDKLRVPIGVGADGGPVELDLKESAQDGMGPHGLLIGATGSGKSELLRTLVLALAATHSSESLNFVLVDFKGGATFTRLDGLPHTSAVITNLADELPLVDRMTDSINGELVRRQELLRAAGNYASQRDYEKARAAGAPLSPLPSLLIICDEFSELLTAKPDFIDMFVQIGRVGRSLGVHLLLASQRLEEGRLRGLDTHLSYRIGLRTFSAMESRVVLGATDAYELPRSPGHGYLRFGTEPLVRFKAAYVSGTYRSKTAAAVAAGDGEDRVREYTTSYVAPPVTRTPREETAPEPTDGIGESVLDILVGRLAGRGKPAHQVWLPPLAEPPTLDQLLPPMSADPARGITVAHAGLLGELQVAVGIVDKPFEQRRDVLWFDLAGSAGHAVIVGGPQSGKSTLLRTVVTALALTHTPREAQVYCLDLGSSALSSLRDLPHVGSVATRLDSGLVRRTVAELQLLMGERERRFAERGVDSMAEYRRARRHGQHDDDLFGDVFLVIDGWATLRAEFEDLEPTINDIANRGLSFGIHLIVTASRWMDLRPAVRDVFGTRLELRLADASDSNLDRRAAMNVPEKSPGRGITPDGQQFLAALPRADSAQEAETLPEGARKLVTDLAAAWQGPGAPPIRLLPPVVPYGSLPNTGRPGIPIGIAEVDLQPVQVDFAADPHFILFGDGESGKSTFLRALAQTIVDRNDLTEARLVIVDYRRSLLGDIDTPHLIGYGSTAQVTESIVAEVAAVMRDRLPPPDINAERLRARDWWKGPDLYVLVDDYDLVAGAGSNPLTPLLDFLPQARDIGLHVVIARRTGGAGRALYEPVLMRLREISTPGIVMSGNRDEGVLLGTVRPGPLPPGRGWLVSRRGGTRLVQLVHLPPRA; from the coding sequence GTGAGCACGGTGGTCGTCAAACGACCCGCCCGCCAGCCAGAGCCGGAGTATCCCTCCGGCGAGGTGCTGCTGGACGCGCCGCCCGAGGTGCCCGCGCCGAGTGGTAAGGCGTGGGGGCAGATGCTGATGCTGCTGCCGATGCTCGCCGGCTCGTTCGCGATGGCCCTGATGTTCGCCGGTCGAGGTGGCTCGACCCTCGGCTACGTGACAGGTGGCCTGTTCGGACTCTCCGCCATCGGCATGCTCGGGTCACAGCTGACAAACAACTCCGGCGGCCCGGGCAAGCAGGAGATGCTGCAGAAACGCCGCGAGTACATGACCCACCTGTCCCGTCAGCGGCGTCGCGTACTCAAGACGATTCGTAGGCAGCGGGAGGCGGCGTTCTACCGGCATCCAGACCCGGACGTGCTCTGGTCCCTGCCGTTGGGACCTCGGCTGTGGGAGCGTCGACGTGGCGACGTGGATTTCGCCACCGTACGCATCGGCCTCGGGCCGCAGGAGCTGGCGACGCCGTTGGTGCCGCCGCCGGCCACGTCGTTGGAGAAGCTGGAGCCGATGTGCGCGCTCGCGCTGCGCCGGTTCCTCACCACCTACGGCGAGGTGCCGGACCTGCCGGTGACGATGGCGCTTAACGGATTCGCCCGGGTGCATCTGCGCGGCGACACCGAGGCGGCCCGGGGCATGGTCCGGGCGGTGCTCGCGCAGGCCGCCGCGTTCCACGCCCCCGACGACATGCTCATCGCGATCTGCGTAGCGCCGGACCGGCGGGCCGACTGGGAATGGACGAAGTGGCTGCCGCACGCCCTGCACCCGTCGCGCACCGACGCACTCGGCCAACTGCGCCTGGTGGCACCGTCGGTGACCGGTCTGGAGGCGATGCTCGACGACGTGCTGGCCAGCCGGCCCCGGTTCAACGCCAGTGGCGGTACGCCCCAGGTCGCCGGACCGCACGTGCTGGTGGTCATCGACGGTGGCGACACCGCCGGGTCGGATCACCTGATGACCGATGGTGGGGTGGAGGGTGTCACCCTGCTCGACCTGTCCACTCCGGCGCCTCGCCTGCTCGACCGGGCGCGGCTGGTGCTGGAGGTGTCGGCGGAGCGCCGGCTGCACAGCATCACGGTGGACGGTCCGGCTGAGATCGGCCGAGCCGACGACTGCCGGGCAGTCGAGCTTGAGGCATTGGCCATGCAACTGGCCCCGCTCCGCCTCTCCGCCGCCTCCCGGGGCAGCGGCGACACGCCACTCACCACGGAGCTGGGCCTGGCCGAGCTGCTCGACATCGGCGACCCCTACGAGTTCGACGTGGATCGGGCGTGGCAGCCGCGACCCAACCGCGACAAGCTGCGGGTGCCGATCGGGGTGGGTGCCGACGGCGGGCCGGTGGAGCTGGACCTGAAGGAGTCGGCGCAGGACGGCATGGGCCCGCACGGGCTGCTCATCGGCGCGACCGGCTCCGGCAAGTCGGAGCTGCTGCGCACCCTGGTGCTGGCGCTGGCGGCCACGCACTCCTCGGAGAGCCTCAACTTCGTGCTTGTCGACTTCAAGGGTGGTGCCACCTTCACCCGGCTGGACGGCCTACCGCACACCAGTGCGGTGATCACCAACCTGGCCGACGAGCTGCCTCTGGTGGACCGGATGACCGACTCCATCAACGGCGAGCTGGTCCGTCGGCAGGAATTGCTCCGCGCGGCCGGCAACTACGCCTCGCAGCGTGACTACGAGAAGGCCCGGGCTGCCGGCGCACCGCTGTCTCCGCTGCCGAGCCTGCTCATCATCTGTGACGAGTTCTCCGAGCTGCTGACCGCCAAGCCGGACTTCATCGACATGTTCGTGCAGATCGGCCGCGTCGGCCGCTCGCTCGGCGTGCACCTGCTGCTGGCCAGCCAACGTCTGGAGGAGGGTCGGCTGCGGGGACTCGACACCCACCTGTCGTACCGGATCGGTCTGCGGACCTTCTCGGCGATGGAGTCCCGGGTGGTGCTGGGGGCCACCGACGCGTACGAGCTGCCCCGGTCGCCGGGGCACGGCTACCTGCGTTTCGGCACCGAGCCGCTGGTGCGGTTCAAGGCCGCGTACGTCTCCGGCACCTACCGCAGCAAGACCGCGGCGGCGGTAGCGGCCGGCGACGGCGAGGACCGGGTACGCGAGTACACCACCTCCTACGTCGCACCGCCGGTGACCCGTACGCCCAGGGAGGAGACCGCGCCCGAGCCGACCGACGGGATTGGCGAGAGCGTGCTGGACATCCTGGTCGGTCGACTCGCCGGGCGAGGCAAGCCCGCCCACCAGGTGTGGCTTCCTCCGCTGGCCGAGCCGCCGACGCTGGATCAGTTGCTGCCTCCGATGAGCGCGGATCCCGCCCGTGGCATCACCGTCGCGCACGCCGGCCTGCTCGGCGAGTTGCAGGTGGCGGTCGGCATCGTCGACAAGCCCTTCGAGCAGCGCCGTGACGTGCTGTGGTTCGACCTGGCCGGCTCGGCCGGTCACGCGGTAATCGTCGGCGGTCCGCAGAGCGGCAAGAGCACCCTGCTGCGTACGGTCGTCACCGCCCTGGCGCTGACCCACACTCCGCGCGAGGCCCAGGTCTACTGCCTGGACCTGGGCAGCAGCGCCCTGTCGTCGCTGCGTGACCTGCCCCATGTGGGCTCGGTGGCCACCCGCCTCGACTCCGGCCTGGTCCGGCGCACCGTGGCCGAACTGCAACTGCTGATGGGCGAGCGGGAGCGGCGGTTCGCCGAGCGCGGGGTGGACTCCATGGCCGAGTACCGGCGGGCCCGCCGGCACGGCCAGCACGACGACGACCTGTTCGGCGACGTGTTCCTGGTCATCGACGGTTGGGCGACGTTGCGGGCGGAGTTCGAGGACCTGGAACCGACGATCAACGACATCGCCAACCGGGGGCTGTCCTTCGGTATCCATCTGATCGTGACCGCGAGTCGGTGGATGGACCTGCGACCGGCTGTCCGGGACGTCTTCGGCACCCGGCTGGAGCTGCGGCTGGCCGACGCCAGCGACTCCAACCTGGACCGGCGCGCGGCGATGAACGTGCCGGAGAAGTCACCGGGCCGGGGCATCACCCCGGACGGGCAGCAGTTCCTGGCGGCGCTACCCCGAGCGGACAGCGCGCAGGAGGCGGAGACCCTGCCCGAGGGCGCGCGGAAGCTGGTGACCGATCTGGCCGCCGCCTGGCAGGGGCCGGGAGCGCCGCCGATCCGGTTGCTGCCGCCCGTGGTGCCGTACGGCAGCCTGCCGAACACCGGCCGCCCGGGAATCCCCATCGGCATCGCCGAGGTGGACCTTCAGCCGGTGCAGGTGGACTTCGCCGCCGACCCGCACTTCATCCTGTTCGGTGACGGCGAGTCGGGCAAGAGCACCTTCCTCCGGGCGCTGGCGCAGACCATCGTCGATCGCAACGACCTGACCGAGGCTCGGCTGGTCATCGTCGACTACCGGCGCAGCCTGCTCGGCGACATCGACACGCCGCACCTGATCGGGTACGGCTCGACCGCGCAGGTCACCGAGAGCATCGTCGCCGAGGTGGCTGCGGTGATGCGCGACCGGCTGCCACCGCCGGACATCAACGCCGAACGGCTGCGGGCACGCGACTGGTGGAAGGGTCCCGACCTGTACGTGCTTGTCGACGACTACGACCTGGTGGCCGGCGCGGGCAGCAATCCGTTGACACCGCTGTTGGATTTCCTGCCGCAGGCTCGCGACATCGGCCTGCACGTGGTCATCGCCCGGCGGACCGGCGGCGCCGGTCGGGCGCTCTACGAGCCGGTGTTGATGCGGCTCCGGGAGATCAGCACGCCGGGCATCGTGATGTCCGGCAACCGGGACGAGGGCGTCCTGCTCGGCACCGTCCGGCCCGGGCCGCTGCCGCCGGGGCGGGGCTGGCTGGTGTCCCGGCGTGGTGGTACCCGGTTGGTGCAGCTGGTGCACCTTCCGCCTCGCGCGTGA
- a CDS encoding YwqJ-related putative deaminase yields MAQPRMLPLAAGALLADGTVHTHTSVRGDLTPDLHPVVRRFLHGLPVDQRERYAGWCAEAVLISDRLYAAEAGGPPLDAARSRALLWGAKVRVTRVREEGDPRHGEVAPPCRSCAALLDWFGVEALT; encoded by the coding sequence ATGGCGCAGCCACGGATGCTGCCGCTGGCGGCCGGTGCGCTGCTGGCCGACGGCACCGTCCACACGCACACCTCGGTACGCGGAGATCTGACCCCTGACCTGCATCCGGTGGTCCGGCGCTTCCTGCACGGGCTGCCGGTCGACCAGCGCGAGCGCTACGCCGGCTGGTGCGCCGAGGCGGTGCTGATCTCCGACCGGCTCTACGCCGCCGAGGCCGGCGGGCCACCACTGGACGCCGCCCGCTCCCGCGCGCTGCTCTGGGGCGCGAAAGTCCGGGTCACCCGGGTCCGCGAGGAGGGCGACCCGCGCCACGGCGAGGTTGCGCCGCCCTGTCGCTCCTGCGCCGCCCTGCTGGACTGGTTCGGCGTGGAGGCGCTGACATGA
- a CDS encoding SUKH-3 domain-containing protein — MSERFPPLVAQTLAAAGWSPDRSDESRGREWGLRIAAHATPGGRQHTVTARAIEAYAEFGGLRVRPQGEGEQVAPSEFHLDPFLVRHSVETLAELAEAIGVSLSPLGEEGDGAGILAVDEHGRVFVLDHTGDWFLGADVDEALSTLVLGRRPQRVRTDGTW; from the coding sequence ATGAGCGAGCGCTTTCCGCCCCTGGTGGCGCAGACCCTCGCCGCCGCTGGCTGGTCGCCCGACCGCTCCGACGAGAGCCGGGGCCGCGAGTGGGGACTGCGGATCGCCGCTCACGCCACACCCGGCGGTCGCCAGCACACCGTGACCGCCCGGGCGATCGAGGCGTACGCCGAGTTCGGCGGGTTGCGGGTGCGCCCGCAGGGGGAGGGCGAACAGGTCGCGCCGAGCGAATTCCACCTCGACCCGTTCCTGGTGCGGCACTCGGTGGAAACCCTCGCCGAGCTGGCCGAGGCGATCGGCGTGTCACTGAGCCCGCTCGGCGAAGAAGGCGACGGCGCCGGGATCCTGGCGGTCGACGAGCACGGTCGGGTGTTCGTGCTGGACCACACCGGGGACTGGTTCCTCGGCGCTGATGTCGACGAGGCGCTCAGCACGCTGGTGCTCGGTCGTCGTCCCCAGCGGGTACGCACGGACGGCACCTGGTGA